A single region of the Gossypium arboreum isolate Shixiya-1 chromosome 12, ASM2569848v2, whole genome shotgun sequence genome encodes:
- the LOC108477322 gene encoding 4-coumarate--CoA ligase-like 9, which produces MATLVVDPNSGFCSKTMTFHSLRSPVSLPPQSAPISSIDFFFSMLQSSPPSPTAVVLIDATTRRRILHTELIFRFENLVTYLRTHFGLSKGDCAVVFTPNNIFTPILYLSLLSIGVVISPVNPAATVPEIHHLIRHSKPVIAFASSDSAHKIPLLKHGVVAIDSVEFESLMESPSEKTENRGIKVNQSDVATILYSSGTTGGIKGVALTHRNLTAVIAGGMRPVGSSPTVVLCTVPLFHVYGLVLSLRSMVSGDCMVITGGSRSFDLRNMYGVISEYRVSHLALAPPLIVKMVNDTAIMDGYDLSSLEAILCGGAHLSKSMIQRLRKRLPKVKLAQAYGLTETTGRVFSTMVPDETQVEGATGKLMPNCEAKIVDPETGAALPPAKPGELWVRGPLVMKGYVDNEEATVGTLDSDGWLRTGDLCYINNEGFLFFVDRIKELIKYKGYQVAPAELEHLLNSHPDVVESAVVPFSDEEAGQVPVAFVVRQSGSNIDESKLKHFVAQQVSPYKRIRRIMFIDSLPKNASGKVMRKELVIKLSSATSKL; this is translated from the exons ATGGCCACTTTGGTCGTCGATCCAAACAGCGGCTTTTGCTCCAAAACCATGACGTTCCACAGCCTCCGATCTCCCGTTTCACTCCCACCCCAATCCGCACCCATTTCATCTATCGACTTCTTCTTCTCTATGCTCCAGTCCTCCCCACCCTCCCCCACCGCCGTCGTTCTCATTGACGCCACCACGCGCCGCCGTATTCTCCACACCGAACTTATCTTCCGATTCGAAAACCTAGTCACCTACCTCCGCACCCACTTTGGCCTCTCTAAAGGCGATTGTGCTGTCGTTTTCACCCCTAACAATATCTTCACTCCCATTCTTTACTTGTCTCTCTTATCTATCGGCGTTGTTATCTCGCCCGTCAATCCCGCCGCCACTGTCCCCGAGATTCATCACCTAATCCGACATTCCAAACCTGTCATAGCTTTCGCCTCGTCGGATTCAGCTCACAAAATCCCTTTGCTCAAACACGGAGTCGTTGCTATTGACTCTGTTGAATTCGAGTCGTTAATGGAAAGCCCAAGTGAAAAAACTGAAAACAGAGGAATCAAAGTGAACCAGTCTGATGTAGCCACGATTCTCTATTCGTCCGGCACAACCGGTGGGATCAAAGGAGTTGCATTGACTCACCGTAACTTGACAGCGGTGATTGCCGGAGGAATGCGTCCGGTGGGGAGTTCCCCGACGGTTGTCCTTTGTACGGTTCCATTATTTCATGTGTATGGACTAGTACTCAGTTTGAGGTCCATGGTTTCGGGCGACTGCATGGTGATAACGGGAGGAAGTCGCTCATTTGATCTGAGAAATATGTATGGAGTTATCTCTGAGTATAGGGTTAGCCACTTGGCTTTGGCTCCACCGTTGATTGTAAAGATGGTGAACGATACTGCGATAATGGATGGCTATGATTTGAGCTCGCTTGAAGCTATCCTCTGCGGCGGCGCTCATTTGAGTAAGAGCATGATCCAAAGGCTGAGAAAACGGTTGCCCAAAGTTAAGCTGGCGCAG GCATATGGGCTAACTGAAACAACGGGGCGAGTGTTTAGCACAATGGTTCCCGATGAAACCCAAGTAGAAGGTGCGACAGGGAAGCTTATGCCAAATTGTGAAGCCAAAATCGTGGATCCTGAAACTGGTGCTGCTTTGCCACCTGCAAAGCCTGGAGAGCTTTGGGTTAGGGGACCTCTCGTAATGAAGG GATACGTTGATAATGAGGAGGCAACTGTTGGGACTTTGGATTCAGATGGATGGTTAAGAACTGGCGATCTTTGCTACATTAATAATGAAGGTTTCCTGTTTTTCGTAGATAGGATAAAGGAGTTGATCAAATACAAAGGCTACCAG GTTGCCCCAGCTGAATTAGAACATCTGCTTAATTCCCATCCAGATGTCGTCGAGTCTGCAGTTGTTCC GTTTTCAGATGAGGAAGCAGGCCAGGTACCAGTGGCCTTTGTGGTTAGACAATCAGGGAGCAACATTGATGAATCAAAACTCAAGCATTTTGTTGCCCAACAG GTTTCCCCATATAAGAGAATACGTAGAATAATGTTTATTGATTCATTGCCAAAGAATGCATCTGGTAAGGTGATGAGGAAGGAATTGGTGATCAAATTGTCAAGTGCTACCTCCAAGTTGTAA